GTTTGGGTTTCGTTGACGGAGGAGTCAACGCAAGAACCTCTGTGGTGATCGGAGGGTTACAGCTGGAAGATAACTTGATCGAATTTGATTTGGCGAGTAACCGATTAAGCTTTAGTTCCACGTTATTGGGGCTTCGCACTAATTGTGCCAACTTCAACTTCACTTCCACCGCTTGATATGTTATGTAAGAAGCTGATGAATGATTTTAATAACTTGATTCGAATAATGGAATGAGTGACTATGAtatattgttgttgtttttctGTGATTTTGTATTGGTTCTTTTCTgcatatcaataaaaaaaacgaCAAGAGAATAAAAGTTGATTACATAAACTAAAGGTGAATACTAATGTTTAAATCTGCAGTGAAAAATACCTCCAAAATCAAAGTATGACACTATGCCCAGACCAACAAAATCAAACCGGTTTACTAAGAAACCATGTCTTGCACACCAGTTTCAGCCATCTTCTCCGAATCTTCTTGTGTTAACAGAGTTTTCCTGCCCAAAGTCCCCGCCTTATCGTATGGTTGAGACATTTTCCTTAGAAACTGGAGCGAGCTCAAAAGAATTCAACTACTGGATTCTGAATACTTACGGCTTCTTGAGAAAcaagtaatgttttgaggtttaCCTCTCGGGAAAATGTGGATAGCCATGTCAGTGCTTAGATTCAAGTGTGCATCTCGCAGATGTGAAAGCATCCAACCTGGTAACTTGGACCGCTTATCATGACGGCTATATCTGCATGTTTAAACATAAATGGCAGGTTTTTTAATAGACCAACATGAACATGTCTGTCTCGGTTCTGTCATACAAATTTCTTCCTATTTCTAAGTAACAGACAATGTGGATCTTTCTAACACTCGAGGTTAATATATATGATGTGGACAGAGAATCACAAGAACCTTAACGATTAGAGTTGAAGGACCATATATCATTACTCCATAATAATCAGcctttgactggattatttaaATGGgctaacttttattttttatcagcAACGGggtaaataaaatcaaattaagcCCATTTACATTTGGGCTTAAGACAATGATTACGTCATCtatatataattgttatttGAATAAAAACTATTTAACTATCATATCATCAGTCATCGCCCAATCCTCGGCGGCGATTCGATTAAAGAAACATTCCGATGGATTTGCTCAGGCAAGAGATTCTGAAGAAGAGGCAGTCTCTCTCCGAGGAAGCTGGTGGCAAGAAGTTCTACAAACGATCCGATATCGAGCAGAAGAAACTCCAGAAGCTTCGCGAGGAAGAGCGACGCGAGCACGAGCTCAAGGCCCAGCGACGATCCGCCGCCGCCGTATCTATCAGCGGTGGTAAACAATCCGGCGATTCATCTGCTCCTGGCTCTTCCACGGCGTCGGAGACAGCTGCGATCGCTGATTCCAAATCCCTAACCGACGAGAAGAACATCGAAACCCTAGATCTTCCGAGGCATGAAGTGATTCGCAGATTGAGAATCCTCAAGCAGCCGATGACTCTCTTCGGGGAAGACGATCAAGCTCGTCTCGATCGGCTCAAGTACGTGTTGAAGGAAGGCTTGTTCGACGTCGACAGCGATGTCACCGATGGACAGACGAATGATTTCTTGCGGGACATCTCCGAGCTGAAGAAGCGGCAGAAGAGTGGGATCATGATGGGAGataggaagaggaagaagagtagTAGAGATGAGGAAGGTGATAGAGGGGAAGCGAGGGATGATGATGAGATTAGTGGCGAGTCTAGTGATGTTGATGCTGATAAGGATTTGAAGCGTTTGAAGTCTAACTTCGAGGAGCTTTGTGATGAGGATAAGATTCTTGTGTTCTATAAGAAGCTGTTGATTGAGTGGAAGCAGGAGCTTGATGCTGTGGAGAACACTGAGAGGAGAACTGCTAAAGGGAAGAAGAATGTAGCCACTTTTAAGCAGTGTGCTAGGTATCTTACTCCTCTCTTCAACTTATGCAGGAAGAAGGTATAAAGCATAATCCTTTTTTTGCTTTTGCTTGCTGTTTTGGTGTAACTCGTAGACTTGTTGTGTGAATATGAACTTATATAAGGTAGCAACTTGTTATGTAGATTATCTATGTTTTAAGCATTTGGACATTGACTATTTCAGTTCTATGGTAGCGTAGTGAACTATGTTGTTTAAACTTAGTTTGGGTTCAAACACAGATGCACAACGACTGGGTTTCTTTAGCTTGAGTACTTTTGGTTTCAGATATGGTGACAAGAAAAGAGTTTTGGATAATTCTAATGCTACTTAAACATTTAAGATGTAGAATGGCTAGTTGCAATCTGTTTCTTTAGTAACCTTGAGCTTAGCATTGAGGCTTTTGTGTTATCTACCATTTAGTAACTCCAGAAGATTTTGGTGCAAAGCAAGTTTCTCACTTTCTGTCTTATATTAAGGATAATATAAACGCTTTACATT
The nucleotide sequence above comes from Brassica napus cultivar Da-Ae chromosome A9, Da-Ae, whole genome shotgun sequence. Encoded proteins:
- the LOC125578254 gene encoding pre-mRNA-splicing factor 18-like, with the translated sequence MDLLRQEILKKRQSLSEEAGGKKFYKRSDIEQKKLQKLREEERREHELKAQRRSAAAVSISGGKQSGDSSAPGSSTASETAAIADSKSLTDEKNIETLDLPRHEVIRRLRILKQPMTLFGEDDQARLDRLKYVLKEGLFDVDSDVTDGQTNDFLRDISELKKRQKSGIMMGDRKRKKSSRDEEGDRGEARDDDEISGESSDVDADKDLKRLKSNFEELCDEDKILVFYKKLLIEWKQELDAVENTERRTAKGKKNVATFKQCARYLTPLFNLCRKKGLPSDIRQALMVMVNHCIKRDYLAAMDHYIKLAIGNAPWPIGVTMVGIHERS